One part of the Vidua chalybeata isolate OUT-0048 chromosome 11, bVidCha1 merged haplotype, whole genome shotgun sequence genome encodes these proteins:
- the LOC128793644 gene encoding receptor-interacting serine/threonine-protein kinase 2-like, whose translation MTNPLPVVAQEDLESFTLIRTGSGFALKAFHISWNTPISVKLLTSQDTTDREWKLLLQDIASVRHYESEHLLPFLGIYQCNGLVGIVTEWMNNGSLHSLIHEHQLYPELPFPLLIRILSDVAEGLHHLHSLEAALCHCSLKPSNVLLDVQYRAKISDYGLTNWRKQQLRSDLQNCQQRNFQDLVYLPPEILEGGLPSQKGDIYSFGILCWESLSRRKPFEGQTALLDVLRAICSSVRPGISEKIIPSNLPERNRLLHLISLCWHQEPDYRPLTAECVHLLNGVLSSINKEVISAAIYNVMDAKERALNACKGSETYTLQRGTCNSEIIYPQKDNCLISKKIPPVVPSLSTALLDSSANTAGRDHIGMGVSSTTPQNAATKDHPGSERRKSSSFCTNPSSVSTAGKESSQHNSPALALQHRPQPMHLGQAVTGPCSKGNCCQILACQRQSILKCMTEGRLNHILDVLRSQQTLSRMDYESITSCPTLTGRARALLDTCLCLGERAAQAVVTALSVNRCSPLGQVIHAQTVLPR comes from the exons ATGACCAATCCATTACCTGTGGTAGCCCAGGAAGATTTGGAAAGCTTTACCTTGATCAGGACAGGCTCAGGCTTTGCACTCAAAGCCTTTCATATTTCCTGGAACACTCCTATCTCTGTGAAGCTGCTGACCAGCCAGGACACTACAGACAG ggaGTGGAAGTTGCTACTTCAGGACATAGCAAGTGTCAGACACTATGAGTCTGAAcatctcctgcctttccttGGGATTTACCAGTGCAATGGACTTGTGGGGATAGTGACTGAATGGATGAACAATGGATCCCTCCACTCCCTCATCCATGAG CATCAGCTGTACCCAGAGCTTCCCTTTCCCTTACTCATAAGGATCCTGTCGGATGTGGCTGAAGGGCTGCATCATCTTCACAGCCTCGAAGCTGCTCTCTGCCACTGCAGCCTGAAACCTTCCAATGTGCTTTTGGATGTGCAGTACAGAGCCAAG ATATCAGATTATGGCCTAACCAACTGGAGGAAACAGCAACTGAGGTCAGACCTGCAGAATTGCCAGCAGAGAAACTTCCAGGATTTAGTGTATCTTCCTCCTGAAATACTTGAAGGAGGCCTCCCTTCCCAGAAAGGTGATATTTACAG ttttggaatCCTGTGTTGGGAGAGCCTCAGCAGACGGAAACCTTTTgaag GTCAAACAGCCCTGCTTGATGTTTTGAGAGCAATCTGCAGCAGTGTGCGGCCAGGCATTTCAGAAAAGATCATACCAAGCAATTTGCCTGAGAGGAATAGACTGTTGCACCTCATTTCTCTGTGCTGGCATCAAGAACCAGATTATAGACCACTTACTGCAG AATGTGTACATCTTCTAAATGGAGTTTTGAGTAGTATAAACAAGGAAGTAATTTCTGCAGCAATCTACAATGTGATGGATGCAAAG GAGAGAGCGCTTAATGCATGCAAAGGCTCAGAGACCTACACACTGCAGAGAGGCACGTGCAATTCAGAG ATCATCTATCCACAAAAAGACAACTGCTTAATCAGCAAGAAAATTCCCCCTGTAGTGCCAAGCTTGTCAACTGCTCTACTTGATAGCAGTGCAAATACAGCAGGAAGAGATCATATTGGGATGGGTGTGTCAAGTACTACCCCACAGAATGCAGCAACCAAAG ATCACCCAGGctctgagagaagaaaatcaagCTCCTTTTGCACAAATCCTTCATCTGTTTCAACTGCAGGCAAAGAGAGCAGTCAGCATAACTCCCCAGCACTGGCTCTTCAGCACAGACCCCAACCAATGCACCTTGGACAAGCAGTGACAG GTCCTTGCAGCAAAGGAAACTGCTGTCAAATCCTTGCCTGCCAGAGACAGAGCATACTGAAGTGCATGACAGAAGGACGCCTCAACCACATCCTGGACGTGCTCCGCTCGCAGCAGACGCTGTCCCGAATGGATTATGAAAGCATCACCTCCTGCCCCACGCTGACCGGCCGCGCTCGGGCACTGCTGGACACTTGCCTTTGCCTCGGGGAGAGGGCAGCACAAGCTGTAGTGACTGCACTTTCAGTGAACAGATGTAGTCCTCTGGGACAAGTCATTCATGCCCAGACTGTCCTTCCAAGGTAA